GAGCTGCAAGGCCAGAGAAAGCCATTCCGCTTTACGAGGCCATGATTAAACAATTGAGTACGCTGCTTAACAAAAATATACAAACCGGCATTTTTGGTGCAGACATGAAAATAAGCCTTGTTAATGATGGTCCCGTAACCATTAGCATAGATACAAAAAACAAAGAGTAAAATTCCTATCCCCCAAATACCCAAAACGATAACGATTGGGAGTTTTTAAAATCAGATCACAAATAAATTATGACGATAAAAGAAGCACAGGAAACAGTTGATACCTGGATCAACACTACAGGGGTCCGCTACTTTAGTGAGCTGACCAATACAGCTATTTTAATGGAGGAAGTGGGGGAAGTAGCCCGCATCATGTCCCGCAAATACGGTGAACAATCCTTTAAAAAGAGTGATGAAGCAGTAGACCTCGGCGATGAAATGGCAGACGTACTATTTGTACTCATTTGTCTGGCCAATCAAACTGGCATCGATCTTACCGAAGCCATGGAGAAAAACCTGATCAAGAAAAATATAAGGGATGCCGACAGACATAAGAACAACCCCAAACTGAAATAAAAAAGCATATACTGTATGCTGATAGGCAAAACTCATTCCTTTTTAAGGACTTAAGTTTTGAGGAGGCAGATAGTATATGCTTTTTTTACAGTAATGCCTTTTTTTACGGATATTTAACGCCTCTATATTTAGACACGTCTACAGTAGAAATACTGGAACCATATTTTGTATTAATGGCACTAATAAATTCATTAGCTACAATTGCATACCCCATAGGCGTTAAATGTATCCCATCTAACGAGAATAAGTTACCACGAATATAAGCTGCACTTACCGATACCCCATTAACTTTTTTACCTGCGCTGTATTCGTTTAAAATAGTGTAAGCATCTACTAAAGCCAAACCGTTAGCATTTGCCACAGTACGTATGGTATTGTTATAAACAGTTACGTAATCTTTAACTACAGCAACTTCTTCAGGATCCAAAACATATTTACTTTCAATAGGATTAGTAGGCGCTAAACCGTATGGGCCTAAAGCACTTGCCCCACCAATTACATTATCAGAACTTAGGGTTAATGTAAATAAATCGTTGGCAGTTGCGGCTCTGGTAACACCTGCTCCCGTTTTAATATAAAATGCTGGCGCGGCAGGTACCGCGGCTTTCAGCGTAGCTAATGTTACTGTTGTAAAATACGGAGTAGACAACACATCAGGGATAGTTGCTACAACACCTTTAGCCCCGGTAGAAACAAGCTTAGCCACAACCGCATTATATTCAGTTGTAAAAGTAGATTTAGGCGTTGGCGCGTTGGCTGCCCCATCACCACCAGCACTAGCATATCCTAAAATATCATTGTTACCTAACCACATGCTAAAAAATGTCCATGGTTTAGAAGTCGCAAAATCCAGATATGTAGTGTTGTTGGTACCATAAGCACCAGTCAACAGGCGCTCGTACAAACCATTAACAGCAGCATACCCTGGATATCTTGCATGTACAAGTTTTACTCCCGGTACACCGTAATTATTGATGTCTCCAGTATATTTAGCGTACAAAGTTACCGCACCCACACCCGGAACAGTTGTTTGTCCTGTTACCGCAAGGTTGCCGGTCTCTTTAGTAATGATAGGCGAACCAGTGGCAGTAAAACCAGTTAACTTTGCGTAGCCAGTACCATTAGCTTGTGCAGCAGAAAAGTAAGGCGTAGCAAAACTACCACCACCTACCGCTTTCATTTGCTCGGCAATCATTCCTGGAAAAGAATTTTGCTGCCCTTCAAGATATAATCCGCCATCAGCAAACCCAGAAGTAAGTGAATTGCCAAGTGCAATGTAACGTGTAAAATCGGCTGAACCTTTAGATGGCGCAACCGTATCAAATTCTGGTTTGCAGGATGCAGCCATTGCTACAACGGCAACTGCAAGAATACTTTTAACTATATATGAGTTCATGACTTTATTTTTAATGTTTCTAATGCTGACTAAAACTTGTAAGAAAGGGAAATGCCCGGAATGTAAGCCTTAGTTTTGTACTCCCCACTTAAGCCTGATTCTATGTTCGTAGATTTCCTGGTCAGCACATCTTCGTAAAGAAAGGACAGGTCTACACCAAATTTCTGCGAGGCCTGGTAACCAAGACCAGCGCTTAGCAACAAGCGGTTTGCGTCAGGAACCTCTGCAGTAACATAACCATCATCAACCGGGGTAAGTGCGTAGCCAACACCTGCACGAAGTGCAAACTTAGATGTGGTTTGGTGTTGAAAACCTAAACGAAAAGCACCTGCATCATGATAATTACGTGCCGAATGTGTATCAGGGATTGTAGCATTGTTGTCGTAGTCAAAAGCAAGCTCCTGGTATTTGTTCCAATGTACCCAATTTGCATCTAATGCAATGGTCACTTTTTCTGAAGGGTAGAAACCAAAACCAATTGAAGTAGTAGCAGGTAGCGGTAAAGAGGCTGTAAACCTGGTAGGCAGAGATGGCTGTAAAGATGATGGGCCTTTAAAAATTGCATCACCGTCTTTTACATTCGCAGTAACCTGAGAACGGTGAGTTACGCCAATAGTAACGCCCGAAATGGTATTGATATAAATACCCGCATTCCAGCCAAAATCCTTCGTATCACCTTTTAACTGCGCAGACCCTGCCTGCCCGTTGCTTTGCGTTAAGGGCAGTGCTTGTTGCAAATCTACCTTACCCAACGCATAGACTAATCCCCCACCAATACCAATTTGGTCTGTAATTTTTAAACTTAAAGTAGGTTGAATATAAATAGCCTGTAAGTCCAATGACGTTACCGTATACTTTCCGCTCCAGTTTTCATCCCAGTGCATAGCACCTCCAAAAGGTGTGTATACACCAATACCAAAACGAAGACGATTTTCTGGCGACCCGAATACAGCGTATGCTTGTAAAGGGGTAGCAATGTGACTTTTATTGTATTCTGTTAGCGAAGAACCTGTTGCCCTGAAAGCCGTCTTTAAAGACAAGGCACTTACACCAGCCTGTACCACATTTTGCTTCAAGAATGAAACCGCACCCGGGTTAAAAAAAACTGCTGCTTCATCTAAAGCAACACCAGTACCTGCACCTGCCATGGCAATTTGTTTGTGACCCTGAAGATTAACCTGGAATGATTGGGCAAAACCTATTGCAGGCACTGCCATGAGTAATTGAAGTAGAATCCTTTTCATAATTTGGTTAGAGTTATTGAAACTTTCTTGTAAACGCTCCTTATTTGCATAGTCAAATAACACAAATAACAAGCGTTGGTTTTGCTAAATTAATTATTTTATGCATGCATAGCAAATTTATAAGAAAATATTTAACCATCCTCTTCTGCATCATCTAAAAGTAAAAACAAACAGGAAATCAACAGAGTTGGAATTAAGCAGCTAATTTTGATCAATAAATAGATGTTATAACAACAATTAAAATATAAAGCATACCACATGGAATTTCAAGAAGCATTAAACTGGCGCTACGCCACCAAAAAAATGAACGGAACAGTAGTTCCGCAACAAAAAGTTGAGCAGATAGTAGAGGCTGCCCGTTTGGCCCCAACCTCTTCAGGACTACAGCCCTTCAGGGTAATTGTGGTAACGGATCCAGAATTAAAAGCTAAAATCCAACCTATTGCATTTGGCCAAACTCAAATTGCAGATTGTTCTCACCTGCTGATCTTTGCCGCCTGGGATACTTATACAGAAGAAAGAATAAGAGGCGTATTTGCCAATAATAACCACGAACGTGGATTACCAGATGAAACACCATCTGATTACGAGATTCAACTGACGGCAAATTACACTTCAAAAACAAAGGAAGAAAACTTCCACCATGCGGCTAAACAAGCATACATTGGGTTTGGAATGGCTATAGCTCAGGCAGCTCTTTTAGAAGTAGATGCGACACCAATGGAAGGATTTAATCCAGCAGAACTTGACAGCCTTTTGGGCTTAAGTGAAAGAGGCTTGCGTAGTGTTACTTTACTGCCTTTAGGCTACCGTGATCCTGCGGGTGATTGGTTGGTAAACTTGAAAAAAGTACGTACTCCTTCAGATAAATTCATTATTGAATTCAAATAAGCAGAACTAATCCTATATTAGTGCATGTGTTCAAAAAGCCATGCACTAATATTTGTTCAAGCAGCTAAATGATTCCATCTAAAACCAGCAGTAACACAAAAGTAATTGCACATAGGGGTGCATGGAAAAATACCGGAGCACCAGAAAACTCCATTGAAGCCTTAAAACACGCAATCACAATGGGTTGTGCCGGCTGCGAGTTTGATGTCCACCTCTCTTCAGATGATGTTCTCTTCGTCTACCACGATGAAGAAATTGAAAATTTATGGATAGAAAAAACCACATCTGCCGAACTTCGACAAATAAAACTCAGCAATGGGGAACCTCTTCCCCTACTTGAAGAATATTTAAGAGAAGGACTAAAGCAACAAGAAACACGGCTGATCCTGGAAATTAAGCCTTCTAATATAAACAACCAGCGCAGTATAAAGGCAGCACTTAAAGTACTTGAACTTGTACAGACGTTAAAAGCAGAAGCCATTACAGATTACATTTGCTTTGATTACCTTGCCTGTCTGGAAATCAAAAAGAACGCACCAGGCGCCCATGTAGCTTATTTAAATGGCGATAAGAATCCCTTAGAACTTGCCGCCGCCCACTTAGACGGTTTAGACTATGAGTTTGAAGTTCTCCAGCAAAACCCGGACTGGATTAAGATGGCGAGGGCAGAAAACCTCAGCATCAATTCCTGGACTGTAGATGATGAAAAGGTAATGGATTGGATGATTGCTGAAAATATCGATTTTATTACCACCAATGAGCCCGAGAAGCTGCTTCAAAAACTAAAGTACAAAGACCACTAAGGAAAAGACCTTGGCGTTCCCCATGGCACTTTACGCCTGTTAATTTCCGCAAGCAATCTTTGATACCACAAGTTAACCGCATCCAGAGCGACGGCTTTTTTAATGGCTACTTCTGATGCTAGCAGCTTATTTTGGCGGTAATTTACCAATGCAATCTCGTAATACACCGCAGCATACGAAGAGTCCAGTGCAACTATTTCCAAGAAAGTATCGTTCGCCTTCTCGTAGTTTTCATTCATTTTTTCCCGGAGCCCGGCAAAAAAAAGCGCTTTAATTTTAAGGCTGTCAGGCCGGGGTTGTGGGCGTTGCGCGCACACCAGCAAGCTACTAAGCAACAATATCATTAAAGCGACTAATCTCATATTTAAAAATAACTATTTCCCGGTATGTCCGTATCCACCTTCACCTCGTGCTGTATCGCTAAGTTGCTCCACACTTTCCCAGCTTATGGTTTCATGTTTGGCAATCACCATTTGCGCAATCCGGTCACCGTTATTAATCACAAAATCAGTATCAGAAAGATTGACCAGCAATACTTTAATCTCTCCACGGTAATCAGCATCTATAGTGCCCGGAGAATTTACAATACTAATTCCATGTTTATAGGCCAGGCCGCTACGTGGGCGGATTTGCGCTTCATAACCAACTGGAAGTTCTATATGCAAACCAGTAGGCACCAGGAGTCTTTGTAAAGGCTTTAAGATAATTTCTTCTGCCGTAAAAGCACGCAAATCCATTCCCGCTGCATGTGCAGTTTCATATTGAGGTAGTGCATGACCAGAATGGTTAATGATATTTATTTTCATTTCTTAAATAATAAAGTTTTCAATTGATCTTTCTCAAAGTATGCAATACCACCTACAAAGGCTATCAGCATCAGGTTTCCAATGTAAATATTTCTATGGAACACCCAAAATGACAAAATCACCAATACAGCCGATACCGATAAGTAAGCTAAAATTCTTTTCAGATTGTAAGGAATGGGATAGTATTTCTGTCCAAGCACGTAAGAAATCACCATCATTACAAAATACGCAAGCATAGAAACCCACGCAGAGCCCATGTAACTGTACCTGGGAATAAGCACAAAATTAAGCACCACTGTAATTGCCGCGCCTACAAGAGAAATATATAAGCCGTAGCGGGTTTGATCTGAAAGGCGGTACCAAATAGAAAGGTTCATGTAAATACCCAGGCAAACATACCCAAACAACAAATAGGGCACAGCTGGCAAACCAACCCAATATTCTGCAACATGTGCTTTATCACGACTAATAAAATACTTTAGCAATTCTATATTGGCTATAAGTGCTACAAACAGCACTGCAAGTGCCACAACAAAATACTGCAAAATTACCGCATAGGTTTGTTTGGCGTTGGCATTTTTGGCATGACTAAAAAAGAAGGGCTCTGCCCCCAACCTAAACGCCGTAATAAAAATGCTCATAAAAATGGCTATTTTACATACCGCACCATAAACCCCTACCGCAGTATCCGCCACTTGCTCTGGCAACAGTTGCCCCAATACAATCTTATCCAGATTTTCATTGACAATAAAAGATAAATTGGCAACCAGTATTGGCCATGAATAGGAAAACATTTTGGAGAAAAGCTCCTTATCAAACTTCAATTCAATCTTTAATAATTCTGGCAGTAAAAGCAGCAAGGTCACCACACTGGCTATTAAATTAGAAATAAACACATAACCCACCCAGGTATTTCTATACCAGGAATTAAGCCAGTCTGCCAACGCCCAGTTGTGTTTAATTACCGCCGGAATAACCAGGATAAAAACCAAATTAAAACCAACAAAGCAACCGATATTCATAAACTTAACCAGACTGTAACGCATGGCTTTTTCATCAGCCCTAAGCTTAGCAAAGGGGATCACACAGATGGCATCTACAAATAAAATCCAGACAAAAAAGCGTACGTAGTTCCTGTAGTCATCCAACTGGGCCACATCCCGGGCCAGATAACCAGCAATTGAATTGGCAAACACCAGCCCGGTCAATAGAAACAAAGAAGAAATCAGCGCGATGCACAAAAATGAGTTGTTGTAAACCTCTCTCTTTTTATCTTCAAACTTACTTAAATACCTGAAATATGTGCTTTCCATTCCAAAAGCAAGAATGGCATTAATTAAAGATGACCAGGCATACATTTTATTAAATATACCGTATACGGAAGAAGGGTATACCCGTGTAAAAAGCGGTGTAAGGATAAAGTTAAACAACCTTGATAGTACGGTGCTTAACCCGTAAATAGCGGTTTGGCCGAGAAACTTTTTTAAAACAGACATCCTATTTCTTAATCACAAAATCAGTGAAGTTTTTAAGCAATTCGCTGGTAACAGCGGCACAGGTTGCAACCTTGGCCCTATCCGGTCCTTCATTACACCAGTCTATAAATGCATCCAACTGCCACTCTTCAGCTTCAGCTTCCATGTAAACATCCCCGTTAGGCAAATTCTTAACAAATCCCTTAATGCCAATATGGTCGGCAATATATTTAGTCGTCTCTCTAAAACCCACCCCCTGCACTTTGCCTGTAAGGGTAATGGTAACATGTACTTTCGGTTTATCGCCTGCTGCTGTCATGTGGCAAATTTATTAAAATAGTTTTTTAATTGTGACCTTATCCGTTATAATCCCATCTGCCATATGTTCTACAAGATTTATTCCGGGCCTTTTCCCAACCTCAAAGCTCCCGTAACGTCCCTCAATACCCAGAAATTCTGCGCCATTTATGGTGGCCCACTTCAATAAATCGTCAAAACCAATCGCCTTATGTTCCTGCAAAGTCTTCATTTCTTCCAAAATACTCAACTGGTGATTACTTGCCAGACTATCCGTTCCCAGGGTAATGCGCAAGCCTGCATCCCGCAGCATCTCAACATCAGGCAAACGATCTTCAATATAGAGATTTGCATTTGGACAAAGACACCAGTACAGCGATGGATGTCTGGCTACCGCAAATGCCACATCTGCCGCTGAAGTAAAGGTATTGTGAACCAACAATGTTTTCTGAAAAGGTGACAACCAAGGCAACACAGTCTTCAACGAGCTTTTTCCCTGCATTTTGCGCGTTTCAGGATTAATCCCCATCCTTTCATAAAACTGTGAGAAAGCGGAGGCTCTATTTTCAAAATAAGCATTCTCATCTTCAGATTCCTGATTGTGCATAGACAAAATATCGCCCCGCTGATCGGCGTACTCTTCAATCAATTCAAACAACTCCTTCGATACAGAATAAGCAGCATGGGGTGTTAAACTTGTTTTTGAAGACTTAAAATATGGCTGATAAGCTTTATAGTTCTCAAAAAGTGTTTTTGCAGCATCGGGATTAAGACCCAGTACTTCAATAAAAGTGTGGTAATACAGCAACTTGCTGCGCTCTTTCAAAATATAAGAGATCACCAGGTTAGAAATGTCACCAACGGCCACAATGCCATTTTCATACATTTCGCGTTCTGCAGCAAACATGGCCTCAATCTTTCTGTCCTCCGTAGCCTTGGGCAAGGTCATTACCGCTGTGATAAAGCCCACCAGACCTGTTTTCTCTGGTATAGCATTCTTAAGGTGCGACAGTTCTATATGACAATGCGTATTTACCATGCCCGGCACCAGCACGCCATCATAAAGAACTATATTTTTGATTTTCCTTTTTAACGCTTCCTCAGAAGTTAAAACTTCTTTAATAGTGCCATCATTGGTCACTTTTAGAACGCCAAATGGAAGCGCTGGCTGGTTTACAGGGTAAACCATTGGTGCAGATATAAATTTCATTTAAGCTAATAGTTAAGCGGCAACCCGTTGTAAAATAACCTTGCAGGGGATGTTTGAGGTAACCATAACATGGTGTTTTTTATGCAAAGGTATGGCAAAATAATCGCCCGGAAGCAATGGAAAGACATCATTTTCGACATAAATATCACAACTACCTTCCAGGATAAGAAATTTTTCAAACTCATGATCATGTACTTCCTGAGGGGCCATTTCCTTAATCCAAACAATTGCCGAAAGTAAGGATGGGCTATGGCTGATGATTTTAGCATAGATATTATCAATCTCAACAGGCATAACCATATCTTCCCTTTCTAACCACTGCCTGTAATCTTCTGCTCTCGCAGTCGCCTGCAACTCCGGCGCAACTGAAAACGCTTCGCCTGCCTTCATCCTGTCCATGTAATCCAACGTGGCCAGCAAAAAAGGTTTAGCGATGGGATCTGGTTCTATGCTATGGCCGAGGGCATAATTTTCCAAAGCAAGCTCAATTTCATTGAGTTCAATACGCACCTCGTTATGTACAGCCATGACTTCTTCAATCATTATGCATTGCTCAGCAGTCGCATCGCCGAGCGCATACAATTCAAGTAACCCAGAAAAGATCAATTCTTTCCAATCCATGACAATACATTAACAGGTCTATTTTACCTTTTGTTAGTTTTTTTTCTATAAAATTAGTCAATTCTATTTATCCGGCCAAATCTAAAGAACTTGCTTTAGCTTAATTTTGTATCTTTGTGGAAAAATAACTTAATACCTTACGATGTCTGATTCGACTACAAGATTAAATAAATACATTAGTGAAAGCGGTTTGTGCTCCAGAAGAGCCGCAGACAGATATATTGAGCAGGGAAGTGTATTGATCAACGGAAGAAAAGCAAAAGTAGGCGACAAAGTTTTTTTTGGAGATCTTGTTTCCGTAAATGGACAAACTATAGAACCTAAGGAAGTTGAAAATTCAATCATCATTGCTTTTAACAAACCTTCCGGAATTACCAGTACCACTGAAGCTGGTGTAAAAAGTAACATTGTAGATTATGTAAACCATAGCGAAAGGGTATTCCCGATCGGCCGTCTTGACAAAGATTCTCAAGGACTTATTTTCCTCACCAACAACGGAGACCTGGTTAATAAAATACTTCGTGCCGGTAATAACCACGAAAAAGAATATGTAGTTACGGTAAATAAGCCCATAACAGAGCAGTTTATCACCGGCATGAGCAAGGGTGTACCTGTACTGGGCGTAATGACCAAAAAATGCAAAGTAGCTAAAGAAAGTACATTTGTTTTTAAAATCACACTAATCCAGGGCTTAAACAGGCAAATCAGAAGGATGTGTGAGCATTTTGGCTTTGAAGTAACCAAGCTGGAGCGTACCCGTATCATGAATGTAAACCTAAAGGGCATTCCTGTTGGCGAATGGAGAGAACTAACTGCCGAAGAGCAGGAAGACATCTTTAAAAGAATTGCGAACTCCAGCTCAGAAGCTGTTGCCCCAGCCAAACGTGTCAATAAAAAAGCAAAGGGCCTTTCCGAAGAAGAAGAACTGCTCACTAATGTCACCCCCAAACGTTCCTCTGCCCGTCCTGGTAAAAAACCAGTAAAAAACATATCTGTAAGCAGGGCAGAACGGCCGGCTGGTGGTAAAGGAAAATCTGCGCCCAAATCTGCAGGTTCTTCTAGAAACGCAGCTACGCCTGGTAACGACTGGAACAAAAGTGGTGGACCAAGCAGAAGGGCTGTAAAACCCAGCAAGGGAAGATCAGGTGTACCTGCAGCAAAAACAAAAAGCCCTAAGCGCTAAAGTCACTAATTAGCAATCCTTTACAAAATTTAAATTAACTGTTATTTTTTTAGGTAACTTTGCAGGCAATGCAAGCTATTAAAAAAACAGACATTCGTTCGCTTGACCTGGCGTTGTTACAACAGCACTTTACAGGCATGAACGAGCCTGCCTACCGCGCTAAACAAGTTTATCAATGGCTTTGGGAAAAATCCGCTCGCTCTTTTGAGGAAATGAGCAACCTTTCCAAAGAACTTAGAAAGAAACTGGATGAAAACTACGCCATCAACGTTGTAGCAGTTAGCAATTCACAGTTTAGTAATGACCATACCATTAAAAGTGCATTCAGGTTATACGATGGCAACATTGTAGAAGGGGTGCTAATCCCTATGGAAGAGCGGATGACGGCCTGTGTAAGTTCACAGGTGGGTTGCAGCCTTACCTGCAAATTTTGCGCTACAGGATATATGGACCGTAAACGAAACCTCAATGCAGATGAAATTTATGACCAGGTTGTTTTAATAGATCAGCAGGCAAAGCAAAACTACAACACCCCCTTAACCAACATTGTATACATGGGTATGGGCGAACCTCTGCTTAACTATGCCAATGTGATGAAGTCTATTGAGCGGATTACGGCACCAGACGGTCTAAACATGTCTTATAAAAGAATTACTGTATCTACTGCCGGCATTGCTAAAATGATTAAAAAACTTGGAGATGATGGCGCCAAATTTAATCTGGCACTTTCCCTCCATGCCGCCAATGACACCAAAAGGAATGAAATTATGCCTATCAATGAGGCAAATTCCTTAAAATCTTTGGCTGAAGCTTTAAAGTATTATTTCGCTAAAACCAAAAACCCGATTACCTACGAGTACATTGTTTTTAACAATTTCAATGACGAGATTGAAGATGCTATGGAACTTGCTAAGTTTTGTAAACATGTGCCTTGCAAAGTAAACCTGATTGAATACAATCCTATCCAGTTTGCAGATTTTATCAATGCAGAAGGTGATAAGATTGACGCCTTTTCCAATTACCTGAAAAGCCAGGGGGTAAATACCAACATCAGAAGAAGTCGCGGAAAAGACATCGATGCTGCATGCGGACAGTTAGCCGTTAAAGAGGCATAGAAAAATTTCCTATTTCTGTTAAAAAAGAACAGATTAGGATATGCAAATACTAAAACGTCTAAGCGGCGAACTGCTGAACTTATTATTTCCAAGTCTATGCAATGCCTGCGGAACTTTACTGTACAAAGGTGAAGACCTGATCTGCATCCATTGCCTCAATGATTTACCCTACACAGATTTTCATCAATATGCAGAAAATCCGGTAGCCAGACAATTCTGGGGGCGCGTACCTGTCAACGCTGCAATGGCATTACTCTTATTTGGGCAGGAGACAAAGGTTCAGCGACTTATCCACCATCTAAAATACAAAGATCAAACTTCAGTTGGCCTTAAACTAGGGCGTATGATTGGCACGCGCCTGTTAACCTCTGCAACATATGAAAATATTACAATGATCATTCCTGTACCCTTGCACCCAAAAAAGGAACGCAAAAGGGGTTACAACCAATCCAAATATATAGCAGATGGCATTGCAGAAATCATACAAGCACCGGTATGCACAACAGTCCTGATCAGAACCTCCCATACTTCCAGTCAGACTAACAAAGGACGGTATAAACGTTTTCAAAACATGCAAACGGTATTTAAGATAACTCATTCCGGAACACTTCTAGATCAGCATATCTTATTGGTAGATGATGTAATGACCACTGGAGCTACCCTCGAAGCCTGCTGCCTGGAATTGCTAAAGTTAAACCCGCAAAAGATTAGTATTGCTACAATGGCATTTACAAAATAACCCAAAAATTAATCAACTAAGAAACAGCGCGTTAAAATAAAAGTTAGAAAAACACAGATTATGCAACAACAATAAGCACATTAAAAGCGTTTATAATTCCGAGAGCGTTAATTTAGATGGTAAGGGCTGATATTTCTTCATTGAAATATCGGCCCTTTACTTTTTAAGCCTTTAGATATTCCAGCAGTTGCTTTTTGATTTCCTCCGGATGAAAAGGCTTCAGGATATGTCCGTTCATGCCGGCTTCCTTAAATTTATGCTCATCACTATGTAGCGTAGAGGCCGTTAAGGCAATAACGGGCAAAGACTTAAAATAGCTTCCGCTTAATTCACGAATAATCATAGTAGCCTCAAAGCCGTCAATCCCTGGCATTTTGATATCCATAAATACCAAATCGTATTGTTCCGTTTTTATTTTGTTGATAGCCTCATAGCCTGTAGCCGCGGATTCCGTAATCAGGCCCCATTTGCCTAAAATCCTTTTCGCAATCAATATATTGATCTCATTGTCATCAACAACAAGAATGCGTTTACCTAAAAAAGCATCAGGTTGCTCCGCTAACTGATTATGCGCCGCTAACACATCGGTTTTTTTGAAGGCGATAACGAAAGAAAAAACACTGCCCTTCCC
The nucleotide sequence above comes from Pedobacter sp. MC2016-14. Encoded proteins:
- a CDS encoding glycerophosphodiester phosphodiesterase family protein gives rise to the protein MIPSKTSSNTKVIAHRGAWKNTGAPENSIEALKHAITMGCAGCEFDVHLSSDDVLFVYHDEEIENLWIEKTTSAELRQIKLSNGEPLPLLEEYLREGLKQQETRLILEIKPSNINNQRSIKAALKVLELVQTLKAEAITDYICFDYLACLEIKKNAPGAHVAYLNGDKNPLELAAAHLDGLDYEFEVLQQNPDWIKMARAENLSINSWTVDDEKVMDWMIAENIDFITTNEPEKLLQKLKYKDH
- a CDS encoding nucleotide pyrophosphohydrolase, which produces MTIKEAQETVDTWINTTGVRYFSELTNTAILMEEVGEVARIMSRKYGEQSFKKSDEAVDLGDEMADVLFVLICLANQTGIDLTEAMEKNLIKKNIRDADRHKNNPKLK
- a CDS encoding NAD(P)H-dependent oxidoreductase, yielding MEFQEALNWRYATKKMNGTVVPQQKVEQIVEAARLAPTSSGLQPFRVIVVTDPELKAKIQPIAFGQTQIADCSHLLIFAAWDTYTEERIRGVFANNNHERGLPDETPSDYEIQLTANYTSKTKEENFHHAAKQAYIGFGMAIAQAALLEVDATPMEGFNPAELDSLLGLSERGLRSVTLLPLGYRDPAGDWLVNLKKVRTPSDKFIIEFK
- the dut gene encoding dUTP diphosphatase, with the translated sequence MKINIINHSGHALPQYETAHAAGMDLRAFTAEEIILKPLQRLLVPTGLHIELPVGYEAQIRPRSGLAYKHGISIVNSPGTIDADYRGEIKVLLVNLSDTDFVINNGDRIAQMVIAKHETISWESVEQLSDTARGEGGYGHTGK
- a CDS encoding SGNH/GDSL hydrolase family protein; its protein translation is MNSYIVKSILAVAVVAMAASCKPEFDTVAPSKGSADFTRYIALGNSLTSGFADGGLYLEGQQNSFPGMIAEQMKAVGGGSFATPYFSAAQANGTGYAKLTGFTATGSPIITKETGNLAVTGQTTVPGVGAVTLYAKYTGDINNYGVPGVKLVHARYPGYAAVNGLYERLLTGAYGTNNTTYLDFATSKPWTFFSMWLGNNDILGYASAGGDGAANAPTPKSTFTTEYNAVVAKLVSTGAKGVVATIPDVLSTPYFTTVTLATLKAAVPAAPAFYIKTGAGVTRAATANDLFTLTLSSDNVIGGASALGPYGLAPTNPIESKYVLDPEEVAVVKDYVTVYNNTIRTVANANGLALVDAYTILNEYSAGKKVNGVSVSAAYIRGNLFSLDGIHLTPMGYAIVANEFISAINTKYGSSISTVDVSKYRGVKYP
- a CDS encoding OmpP1/FadL family transporter; translated protein: MKRILLQLLMAVPAIGFAQSFQVNLQGHKQIAMAGAGTGVALDEAAVFFNPGAVSFLKQNVVQAGVSALSLKTAFRATGSSLTEYNKSHIATPLQAYAVFGSPENRLRFGIGVYTPFGGAMHWDENWSGKYTVTSLDLQAIYIQPTLSLKITDQIGIGGGLVYALGKVDLQQALPLTQSNGQAGSAQLKGDTKDFGWNAGIYINTISGVTIGVTHRSQVTANVKDGDAIFKGPSSLQPSLPTRFTASLPLPATTSIGFGFYPSEKVTIALDANWVHWNKYQELAFDYDNNATIPDTHSARNYHDAGAFRLGFQHQTTSKFALRAGVGYALTPVDDGYVTAEVPDANRLLLSAGLGYQASQKFGVDLSFLYEDVLTRKSTNIESGLSGEYKTKAYIPGISLSYKF
- a CDS encoding lipopolysaccharide assembly protein LapB, coding for MRLVALMILLLSSLLVCAQRPQPRPDSLKIKALFFAGLREKMNENYEKANDTFLEIVALDSSYAAVYYEIALVNYRQNKLLASEVAIKKAVALDAVNLWYQRLLAEINRRKVPWGTPRSFP
- a CDS encoding polysaccharide biosynthesis C-terminal domain-containing protein, with protein sequence MSVLKKFLGQTAIYGLSTVLSRLFNFILTPLFTRVYPSSVYGIFNKMYAWSSLINAILAFGMESTYFRYLSKFEDKKREVYNNSFLCIALISSLFLLTGLVFANSIAGYLARDVAQLDDYRNYVRFFVWILFVDAICVIPFAKLRADEKAMRYSLVKFMNIGCFVGFNLVFILVIPAVIKHNWALADWLNSWYRNTWVGYVFISNLIASVVTLLLLLPELLKIELKFDKELFSKMFSYSWPILVANLSFIVNENLDKIVLGQLLPEQVADTAVGVYGAVCKIAIFMSIFITAFRLGAEPFFFSHAKNANAKQTYAVILQYFVVALAVLFVALIANIELLKYFISRDKAHVAEYWVGLPAVPYLLFGYVCLGIYMNLSIWYRLSDQTRYGLYISLVGAAITVVLNFVLIPRYSYMGSAWVSMLAYFVMMVISYVLGQKYYPIPYNLKRILAYLSVSAVLVILSFWVFHRNIYIGNLMLIAFVGGIAYFEKDQLKTLLFKK
- a CDS encoding acylphosphatase codes for the protein MTAAGDKPKVHVTITLTGKVQGVGFRETTKYIADHIGIKGFVKNLPNGDVYMEAEAEEWQLDAFIDWCNEGPDRAKVATCAAVTSELLKNFTDFVIKK